A segment of the Streptomyces sp. L2 genome:
TCGCCCCGGCGCCGCGACACCGCCCCGCCGAACGGCCGGAGGCCGCCGGGCACTGGCGCTCGCGGCCGTCCTGTCCGCACTGACCCTCGGGGGCCTGGCCGGGCCGGCCGCAGCCGAGTCGCCGAAGGACGCCGCGTACCCGAACTTCGCACCGACGCCGCCCATGGGCTGGAACAACTGGTCGTACTACGGCTGCGACATCAGCGAGGCCACCGTCCTCGCCAACGCCCGCGCCCTGGTCTCCTCGGGACTGGCCGCCAAGGGCTACGACACCGTCACCACCGACGACTGCTGGATGAGCCACAGCCGGGACGCCGACGGCAACCTCGTCGCCGACCCCCAGCGCTTCCCGCACGGCATGGCCTACGTCGGCGAGCAACTGCACGCCATGGGGCTGAAGTTCGGCATCTACGAGGACGCCGGCACCTCCACCTGCGGCGGCTACCCCGGCAGTTACGGGCACATCCGGCAGGACGCCGACCTCTTCGCCGAGTGGAAGGTCGACTACCTGAAGCTGGACGGCTGCAACGTCCCCGTCCCCGCCGGGCAGAGCGCCGACGACGTGTACCACGGCATCTACGGCGACATGAGCCGGGCTCTGCTCGCCACGGGGCGCCCCATCGTCTTCTCGGTGTCCGCGCCCGCGTACTTCGAGGGCGGCAGCGACTGGCACCACGTCATCTCCTGGTCCGCGCAGGTCGGCAACCTGTGGCGGGAGGGCCGCGACATCGCCATGGAGCCCGGTTCGGCGCGCGGCAAGTGGTCGTCGATCAAGTACAACTACGGCTACAACGTCCAGCTGGCGGACCTGCAGAGTCCGGGCCGCTGGAACGACCCGGACTTCCTCCTCGCCGGCCAGTCCCGGCTCACCGGTGACGAGATCCGCAGCCAGATGTCCCTGTGGTCGGTGATGGCGGCCCCGCTCATCTCCAGCACCGATCTGACGAAGGCCTCGCCCGACGCCCTCTCGGTGCTCGGCAACGAGGACGTCATCGCGGTCGACCAGGACGCCAAGGGCCTGCAGGGCCGCATCGTGGGCCACGGCGACGGCTACGACGTGCTGTCCAAGCCCCTCGCGAACGGCGACCGCGCGGTCGCCCTGTTCAACTCCTCCGACGAGGCACGGACCATCACCACCACGGCCACCGAGGCGGGGCTGCCGGCCGGGACGTCGTACGTGCTCAAGGACCTCTGGTCGAAGAAGACCACGCAGACCACCGGCACCATCGCCGCGAACCTGCCCCCGCACGCCACCGCGCTGTACCGGGTCCACACCGGCACCGCGCACCGCGCGCAGCCCGCCACCGCGATCACCTGGACCCGGACCGGCGGGGACGGCACGGCCTCCACCTGGAAGGTGAGCCTCGCCGACCACGGCCCGACCGGTCTCACCCGGGCCAGGCTGACCGTGGACACGCCCGAGGGGTGGACCGTCAGCCCCTCGACGGCCTCCCTCGGCCGCGTCGCGCCCGGCACCGCGAAGAGCGTCACCGTCACCGTGACGGGCCCCGACGCCAAGCCCGGCACGACGGTCAGCACGCTGACCGCGAAGGCGGACTACCGCGCGGGCGGCGCCGGTACGGGGACCGCGTCCGGTCAGGCGTCCGTCGTCACCGACGTGCCCTACCCCAGCCTCGCCGCCGCCTTCGACAACACTGGCATCACCAGCGAGTCCGCGCCCCCGGCCCCGGGCAACTACACCACCGGCGACTTCGACGGGGACGGCGACACCTACTCGGCCCAGGCGCTCGCCGCGGCCGGTGCGACGCCGGGCGCCGAGATCAGCAAGAA
Coding sequences within it:
- a CDS encoding NEW3 domain-containing protein, whose translation is MFERARTTRSRPPAPPRPGAATPPRRTAGGRRALALAAVLSALTLGGLAGPAAAESPKDAAYPNFAPTPPMGWNNWSYYGCDISEATVLANARALVSSGLAAKGYDTVTTDDCWMSHSRDADGNLVADPQRFPHGMAYVGEQLHAMGLKFGIYEDAGTSTCGGYPGSYGHIRQDADLFAEWKVDYLKLDGCNVPVPAGQSADDVYHGIYGDMSRALLATGRPIVFSVSAPAYFEGGSDWHHVISWSAQVGNLWREGRDIAMEPGSARGKWSSIKYNYGYNVQLADLQSPGRWNDPDFLLAGQSRLTGDEIRSQMSLWSVMAAPLISSTDLTKASPDALSVLGNEDVIAVDQDAKGLQGRIVGHGDGYDVLSKPLANGDRAVALFNSSDEARTITTTATEAGLPAGTSYVLKDLWSKKTTQTTGTIAANLPPHATALYRVHTGTAHRAQPATAITWTRTGGDGTASTWKVSLADHGPTGLTRARLTVDTPEGWTVSPSTASLGRVAPGTAKSVTVTVTGPDAKPGTTVSTLTAKADYRAGGAGTGTASGQASVVTDVPYPSLAAAFDNTGITSESAPPAPGNYTTGDFDGDGDTYSAQALAAAGATPGAEISKNGVTWTFPDSAPGTPDNVAAAGQSITLTGSGSELWFLGAEAGFTSGQVKVTYTDGSTSTGSLGFPNWCCTDGTEYGATTVVTTDHRNTPAGPANYGIGYKLFGNPIPLTPGKTVRTVTLPDADQIHVFAISVR